A segment of the Ipomoea triloba cultivar NCNSP0323 chromosome 1, ASM357664v1 genome:
GGGATAAgatcaaatagaccctcaaactatactcaGTTGTACaattaggtttttcaacttcaaaaagctctAGTTAAGCCCTCAAATTTGTTATTTTGGAACAAATAATTACCCTataacctatttgtgacctgtaattgcaggtcaacTAGAATTCTGGCCAACTCTGACGAACAAGCTAAACCATCAACCACCGACAACCCGACCGGTCGTGCAAAAGGCGACCAGCCTTCTCCGCCGGACTCCATCGACGATCGTGACAGTCGCCAGTGGTTGATGGTTTGGCTTGTTCGGCGGAACTTCGCCGAAGGATCGGCGGAGTTGGCCGAAATTCTAGTTGACATGCAATTACAAGTCACAAATAGGTTAAATGACTTATTTGCtttaaaataacaagtttgagcgTCTAATTTGAGCCTTTTGAAGTTGAAGGGTATAATTGCACAACTGTACTGACTATAGTTTGTGAGTCTATTTGATCCTTATCCCTAATTTTTATTActcttttataaataaaattaggatACTCCAAAGTAGTTCTTTGgctcaaagagtcaataccataCCACACCACCTAAGGATTCAATCATGTGACATTCTTATTActcttttataaataaaattaggatACTCCAAAGTAGTTCTTTGgctcaaagagtcaataccataCCAAACCACCTAGGGATTCAATCATGTGACAttcttattacttttttttataaataaaattaggatACTCCTAAGTAGTTCTTTGgctcaaagagtcaatactatACCACACTACTTAGGAATTCAATCATGTGACATTCTCTCAAGGAAAGTCAGTAAGGCGTCTACTAAGCACAAAATATTTGacacataaattttatatattaatactaaattaatattatgaaaaaaataaattataaataacttcaaTTAAATTACCTAAATCATAGACATAAAATATGATTGAGgaaatatcattttctttttctctttttggcatttaaATGGTTGAATGGTAGAAAGTTTGGAGCGTCAGATGTGCACAGTGGGCGTGGAAAAATGGAACATCTTTATTTCCAGATTTACCCAATTTTCACTTTGGAGCTGATAATGAAAGTGGACGCCAACTCGTCCTCATACATCCCTTTCCACTTTCCAACCTCCGACGTTTGTGCCAACGTTAATATCGCGGGTCCCGCACACTTGGCGGGAGTTGTCGACTGACTTTTCTAATTTCTATTGCGTCGACGACTTTCTTGGCCCAAAACAAACCGCCAGCCAGCCTGCGACCACTACCGTAATTAATGTAAAAGTCTTTTCTTCTGAATAATCTCccataaaaagtaatatatttaagGTTGAAAATGGGcaaattttaaagatttttatttcttctttccATTCTCTCTGAATTGAGTCACTCGTTACGTTTTTATCGTCACTTCTGAGTTCTGCAGTGCACACAGAGAATCCCAAAAGAGGGAAAAGAATAaccaaaaagaaacaaaaggcCGGCAGGCCGGCAGCATCTTTACCTCTCTGgaccaccttttttttttttttttgttttaatttaaatattcaatttaaccATCATTGCTCCAAGAAGATCAAGAAACACAGTTGGATTACAGTGCTGCAAAGTCTTACGTTAGATTCATTGAACCTGGACAGGTTTTGGTTCTTTGTTAGTGGGGCTTGGAGCTTGGTAGCTAGGGTAAGGGATTAGTTGATCTTATTCTCCCTATTCTGTGGACCGTCCAGAGTGCCAAGGAAAAGGCATGGTGCTCACTTTTTcctaaattttagtgtttttttttaatacttaatctcactttttctcttttattttgtttaatctttaataatttatgtagtgtttttttaatatttgttgaGGAAATTTTGCTTTTTGTGAGAAAGTTTTGGttaatgtgtatatttatatggGTTTAATTCTGTGCAGTGAGAGTTGGAAGTGTGGGGCCCACTGAATTTCTAGGCCCCTAACGTGTCATCCACTATCAATGGTGTTCAAGAAAGGCATCTGGCCTGGGGGATGGAGGTGAGACAATTTCTGTTAGCTTAATTGGGTTTTATTCTGTATGATTATGTGAAAGGGAttgtgatatgatatgatatggtATATGATGCTAGAACTCAGGTAAAAGTTGATtgcacaatatatatacacatttgcTTTAAGGAAGTGAATTGTGTTTGTTTGTGAGTTCAATGTTGTTGTCCTGTACTTGTGATTCCATGTCTAGTTTAattaggaagttgaagatagaTATGAGAAAGCTGCCAATGAACTTTTAGCCTGGGAGGCCCCCTTTAGTCAGAGGGTTTTTATTCccactttaaatttaaatttagtgTAGTGGGCGTTTGTCTGTCCCACTATCGGTGATGCATGGTTCTCGTTAATTTAGAATCGTATTTAATTGTTATCGGTACACAAAAAGACTTGTTTTACTGTGAAATTGTTACTATACATTCAAAAAGAACATTTTGACACCATCCACTAACTTTTTCAAGTATCTGATATCTTTGTTCCCTAGTTCATGCATGTTTGGACAGAAATCATTAGTTTATGTTGCTTTTGTTGGACTGGGTATACTTAAGGTGCAAAGGCAATGCTCTCGCCCCAGGGCCTTACACCTGAGTCTAATTTCGATTTCGCGGCATCTTAAATGAAAAGACTAGTGTCTAATGCTTATAAGGAGTTTATCACATTAGGTTTTGTTCCTACTCAATTCTGCGTCCTAGGGTGTAATTTGTCACCGGAGTACCAACTGAACTGCCCATGTGGGCTGACTGAGTATACTTGTCCAGGTTCAATGTTGGATGGATGGGGAAAAAGTGTTGGATTTTGGAGGAAGCTGAGTCTATGTTACAAGTGAACAcctttaacaatatatataataaagcaGTTTTATAATACTGAAAGGTGACTAATTTGATGTGCCCAACATAAACTAATGTTTCCTTGCTCTGATCTCACAAAAAGTTTAGTACAAAAAATGTTAGTTTACTAGACATTACTTAGACAACATCTAAAGTACTCTGATCTGCATCAGTTGTCATTGATTATGCATAATAAATGTTTCCCAGTCTGCATTTctagttttctaaaaaattttattcaatcttttttcttctaattATTGCATGCAACTTCAAAATTTGATCCTAATGTAATCCAAATTTTGAGTGATATAGAACTCTATCAAAATCaagttgaaaataaatttatttgtgcTATTTAAGTTTAAAGTTCCATTTAAAATGTGTGCTAtccaaataatgaacatttgaTTCTGTGTAGTAATATGCAATAGGCTACAATGATGGTTGTTGATAGTAATAAATAGATTCAAAATGAGAAGTAGTGTGCATATAGATCAGCATGAATGACAATGGGAGCTCGTGGTAATAATAGTAGatagtagtggtggtggtgattaTAAGTGAATATtcatgtatatttttatataaatgaaaaatgaatttcATTTACGAGGAAAGCTTGAAAAAGAtgtttttaattaatgtttttgaATTTGTATGGCTGtgttagaaaatgattttttattttctttttcatttgttaatttcaaaagtaatttatttttgaaaaaaaaatgttttctaaaaTATTTAGATATTTTCCAACTACTAAGATGCCCTAATCTTTTCATGTCTTTTCCAGTATACATATTggtttttagtataataaaagttcattttaaatatactaaaagatcactttttaaaatgttcatttttagtatagtACCAAAGAATAacctataaaaaataaacatctATTAGCAGTCCAAAGTATAATTTgcctgtctttttttttttctcagttGCCATAGTTGCATCAAATATGgagtaattatttaaaaacccATACATTGTTGAGGTCAATAGTGCGACTCAAATATGGATCATCATCACTAGTGGATGGATTCTAACTTAATTAAATTGATGGCTGCAGATAACCCAAATTGTagacaaaaaatgtaattttttttttgcatttgcTAATAAAATGATAGTGAAAGTGGTCTAGGTTCACACCCCACACCTGTTAACATGTAGACCCTTCATTGGCTTCAAGATTGCCAAGTTTGACCTGCAATTTCCTACATTGTATAAAGGGATCACAGATGGAACTCCATATGCCATTCCAATGCTGAAGAAGACTTGCATTTTTGAAGTTTTGCAGAATCTTTCAAACTTATCTGGTTTTCCGGCATTCATTCTATTTGAACGGTTGGCTGCTATTGCTGTTGCTGTTAGAACTTAGAAACCTCGTTTTCTGTCTTTTTAGTACCTGTGAACAAGTAAAAAGAACTGTTATGGCAGTGATGTGGGAATAATCTTcatgataaaataaatttgttccCTCCCAGATTTCCTGCAACTATGCAAGTTGCATTCTTTGCATGTTTACCTGACAAAATAACTAACATTTCATCTGCATGGCTCCATTACAGGTGAGTTAAAAGAGAGCTTTTTATGCTGGGCCATAGTAAAGTGGAGGCAGTCAAGACAGGAGAGATGGAGACAAGAAGTTTGTCATCTTCACAACATGAAGAAAGCGTACCATACATTCACAGGGTTGGGGCCCCTCCAAAAGTGAACCTCTTCAAGGAGTTCAAGAACACGGTTAAGGAAACGCTATTTTCAGATGATCCTTTGCGCTCATTTAAGGATCAGCCAAGGTCGCGAAAGTTTGTCCTTTTCATCCAGGCAGTTTTCCCCATTCTTGAATGGGGAAGACACTATAGCTTCGCTAAATTCAGAGGAGATCTCATTTCTGGTCTCACCATCGCAAGCCTCTGCATTCCTCAGGTACAACAAATGCATGCTAGCAGTATTTAGATGAATAAAATGGTTGATCAAGTATATAAAGTTCTTTCATGACTAATTGTTACTTCTTCACAATTGGTTTAAAAGGACATTGGGTATTCCAAGCTGGCAAACTTAGATCCTCAGTATGGATTATGTAAGCATCGTTTATCAACTCCTTTGGTCACTTACagaaaaatcttttttttttttcacttgtgCTGACTATCTGTACTGTTATAACTCTGCTAGACTCCAGCTTTGTTCCACCATTGATTTACGCATTCATGGGCAGCTCAAGAGATATTGCCATAGGGCCAGTTGCTGTTGTGTCTCTCTTGCTGGGAACTATGCTTCGGAATGAAATTGATCCTGTTAAAAACAAAACTGAGTACATGAGGCTTGCATTTACTGCCACTTTTTTTGCTGGCATCACACAAGCAATCCTTGGAATTCTCAGGTGCATATTTCTTTTACTCTACTTGTCTCTTTTCATGGCTGCTTTGGGTTAAACTGACATCTTAATTGACTTCCTTGTTTGCCAGATTGGGGTTTTTAATCGATTTCTTGTCTCATGCTGCTGTTGTTGGTTTTATGGGTGGTGCGGCCATCACAATAGCCCTCCAGCAGCTAAAAGGTTTTCTTggcataaaaaaatttactaagAAAACTGATATTGTCTCTGTAATGAAGTCTGTATGGGGCTCAGTCCATCATGGAGTATGCATTTTCTCTTCCTCGTTATCAATCAGCTCCATTTTTCCTGAGGATGAAACACTAACCTATTTGCATTTATTTCCCATTGACTTGCAGTGGAATTGGCAGACCATTCTCATTGGAGCTTCCTTCTTAGCTTTCCTGTTATTAGCAAAGTATATTGTAAGCAAATTTAGTTCACCTTGCTTCTGTCTTAACATTGTAAAAATATGCCATCATTTTCTGGAGTCTAATGAGATATTACTATATATCAGGGgaagaaaaacaagaaattcttttGGGTACCTGCAATTGCTCCACTAATATCTGTCGTTCTCTCTACGTTCTTTGTCTACATTACACATGCAGAAAAGAGAGGAGTTGAGATTGTaagttattttttgtttttgctgaATCTTTGGTTCTTTCAGCTTCCACTTTAATTGGTATGTTTTTTCTAATATTGTATCACCACTGTGACTAGGTAAGACACATTGAAAAAGGAATCAATCCTTCCTCTGTGAATGAAATTTACTTTTCTGGAGAATATGTTTTGAAAGGAGTGAGGATCGGTATTGTAGCTGGCATGATTGCATTAACAGTAAGCTCGCTAATCATAAAAATGCAAAGTTTTATAGGAATATATAGATGTACCTGAAAGATATTTACCTGAACTTATACCCTCATCTCTCATGGTGGCTTTCAGGAAGCTGTGGCGATTGGGCGAACATTTGCTTCCATGAAGGACTATCAATTGGATGGAAACAAGGAAATGGTGGCACTAGGAGCCATGAACATTGTTGGCTCAATGACCTCCTGCTATGTGGCAACAGGTGAACGAAACAACCTCTAGAGACATTCATAAGCGTATATAATGTAAACAACATAGATAGACTAATAGAGGCATGTTTTTAACATGAAAACTAGAAAGGGCTTAACCAATACAGGAATCTACTATGTTATTGTGATAGTACATGCACATGATTAGATTCTGATTGAAAGCCATTAATGGAACTTCATGGCTATGATGAAGTTAAGTGAGAGAGAGGTTGCGTTTCTTGGAGAGGGTGGAATATTTTGGGTATAGGTGGCAAGTTGTTTGAGAAAGATCCCCATTATCTTATCTTTTTCTACTTGTATAGGTGAAGGCTAAAAagggtaaaatagaaaatttctCCTTGAACTTCAAATGGGATTTAACTTCTTGAACGAAATCTATTATCTTGGGTCAATCTTCATGGGCTAGTAGATGAGCCGCTGACCTGACCAGAGGTGATGGTTGGGCCGGGAGTGCTAACCCTAACACCTAACATGtagtacatatatattcttGTAGGATACTATTATACTAGGATTTATTACTAAAAATCTATCCATGTAGGAACATTTCAAACATAATATGTATAACCTGATAGTTGTAGCTACATCATCACGGGCAACTATATAAATCCTAAATATATCACTAAGACAGTAACACAAGTTTTTTGCTATACCCCGAAGTTGTAGAAATAATCTTAATCTATCTAATGACTGTAACATGTTGCTTCTTGCAGGTTCCTTTTCTCGCTCAGCAGTAAACTTCATGGCCGGTTGCAACACAGCAGTTTCTAACATTGTCATGTCCTGTGTTGTATTTCTAACTTTGGAATTTATAACCCCCATCTTTAAGTACACACCAAACGCAATCCTTTCTGCCATCATTATCTCTGCAGTCATCGGCTTAATAGATTATGAAGCAGCGATCTTGATCTGGAAAAtagataaatttgattttgttgCTTGTATGGGGGCATTTCTAGGTGTGGTTTTTGTCAGTGTTGAGATTGGTCTTTTAATCGCGGTAAGGACAATCATCAGTTCAACTATTTATGTatcaaaagtatatatatggCAAATGCTGATGATGCATTTTTCACAATTATAGGTTTCAATATCCTTTGCTAAGATTCTCCTACAAGTAACGAGGCCTCGTACAGCCAGTCTTGGTAGGATTCCTAGGACAAATGTCTATAGGAATATCCAGCAATACCCTGAAGCAACTAAGGTTCCGGGTGTATTGATTGTTAGGGTTGACTCCGCAATCTATTTTTCAAACTCCAACTATACAAGGGAGAGGTAAGTTAATACATAACTACTTATCCTATGTTTTCTGGCAAATGTAGCAAAATAAATAGTAGTGTGGCATAATATAGTTTTTTTCAGGAATTCTGTGTAAAGCATGCTTGAGAAGTGTTTACTGTGAGTGTCaaatttctctttatttttttgctttttttgcAGAATATTAAGATGGCTGGAAGATGAGGAAGAGCACCTGAAAGCAGCTTCCCTTCCCAGAATTGAGTTTCTAATACTTGAGATGTCGCGTAAGTGGAAGAAATGAACTTTTGATAGTCAAAACGTCTAGTATCGTGGCTCTTCTTTTCATGATTTATGTTCTTCTTTGACAGCTGTTACTGACATCGACACCAGCGGCATCCACGCCTTGGAAGAGCTGCACAGTAGCCTACAGAAAAGGAATGTTCAGGTAACCATCAGTGCAAATACATGAGAAAGAACTGAGAGTTAAGATTTTGATTCTGTTGTGACCACTTACCGTTGTTATTCATCAACAGCTTGTTCTGGCAAACCCGGGAAGAGTGGTGATTGACAAGCTTCATGCATCCAACTTTACCAACCTCATTGGCGAGGAAAAAATCTTCCTAACAGTAGCAGATGCAGTGCTAACATGTTCGCCAAAATTGGCAGATGTGTAATGGAAGCAAGGAGACAGAACAGGGTAGTTTAAGACAGAAAAAGAGAGATAGCATAAAGGAATACAAggtgcatgcatatatatgtagaCCAGGACGAAAAGGGCCATTTGTATTAGTATATTTTGTAGTGCCTGATGATATCCTTAAGAAAGTGACTGATACCCTTATCCAATAAAAAGGCAGGCCACAGTGGCCATATATGATAAGGTTGAGTAAAGGTGAAAAAAGTAAACACACAGCACGACTAAAGCATATCTGAATGTTTCTTCCTTCGCTGTCATTTTATGaagtaatcaatttcatcaagaGTAATAGTCTGTATAATGTTGGCAGTATACACCGGATAAAAagtagaaagaaaaaagaaactatTTCCCAATGCAGAATTTTCCAAATATGTTAGTTAATATCTCTTCAGAAATATCATCTCCGCTAATTTGCCCAAGGGCCATCGCAGCTTCCCTTAGATCAATCGTCCAAAAATCGAGGGGCAGCTCCTCTGCTATTGAAGACTTGAGCCTGGTGAATGCATCTTTCGCCCGAATAAGCTGCTCACACTGTCTCTGATAATTATCACAAATTTACTTGGATTCAAATTCGTAGAACCTCAAATGATATATTTAGTCTTAACTACATAACAAGTTATGAAATATGTGCAATATCGTGAATTGTGATATTAGGTTACAGAAGCAAACAAGTTTTTCTTTTAGGCAGCTGACCTGGTTGACAGTCCATTTGCGACCCCCTGCAGGAATCTTGTTGAGACCCACAATCTCGACTATTGCTGCCTCCAGATCTTGAATTCCTTGGCCAGTGACAGCACAGGTAAAAATCTTCTTGTTAAAAGAGAAGCCACATGCATCGACCAATTCAGAAGCAAATGGAGCACAGTCTATTTTGTTGACTACTAGAATTATTGGAGAACTAGACCTTGATGCAGTCTGCAAATTAGAAGAAATCATAGAGTCATGCTTGTTTCAAAGGCAAGTCAATACAACTCGTCATAAGCAAAAGCAATCCTTAGCATATCCAGGGGAACAACAGATCTAATCATGAGCAAACAATTTTAGATGTTATGGCAGTAAGCCAGTAAATGATTTAGTGTTCAATCATCCGGGTGCTAATATGGTCTAAGTATCTTAATAGGAAGCATTCCtctaaccaacttggttggcgtgagtggccaTGCACTCTCAtccagtgttgtaaaaatcagcCTAAGCGGCCAcctaggcgcccctaggccgAGGCAACTTTCAGTAGTCGCCCTAGGCACGGAGTTGGGCGCCTAACTCGGCCCAGTTGGTCCCCAACTCGGCCTAGTGGTTTTTTTGCCTACTCAGTTACTCCTCTTCTATATTCCTCCAACCATGTACTCAACTAACCATCTAACATATGCAGTTAACTAGTTTGGGGATTATAACAATCTAACAACTCTCATCCCTGAGTGGAAAAAGTGGAGACAATACACTCAGATTACTTGGCCGCCTAGCACCTTCTGCAACATTGCTCTCATCCCTTAAGAGAGGTTAGGAGTTCAAAATGAACTGTCgtatggaaaaaccaatatggctagcactttgccccttaactGGGCCGGCTTGGTGCAAATCAtaattagtctgagtatggtacagGCTTAAAGATGCTTCCTATAGTTAGGGCCTACTTaggacacctcgtggtctaaccaaaaaaaaaaaaaaagcattccCCTTGGATTCGAGGAAGCAACAACTTTTAAAGCACTCAGTCACCAGCATGCAATATTATCTTCTTGAAAGATTTGGTGCTTGGAGTACTGATAAAAAGAATTTTTCTTGAACTTGCCTGTCAAGAAACTATATAACTAAGTCTGAATATAGTATAAGAAAAAAGGTGGAACAGTTCTGAAACCTTGTTGCTTTGAATTCTTTCAAGAAGTCTAGCATCCTCTGTAGTCCAACCCTCTGTTGCACTAACAGTCATTATAATTACATCAGCATTTCCAGCAACTTTTTCAGATCGCTCCACACCTAAAAACCGAAGAAGTCAAACTAGCATAAATGGCAAAATCAATCATTGCTGTAAATGAATTTAGCTAATTAGCTAGTCCAGTTAGCACATGAGTCACACAACAAATCTATTTTGaacaaatattttatgtacAATAAAATGGcaactttcaagtttcaacaaaaTAGACTTGAATTAAACTTCAACTGAAAGAGATgaagcaggaaaaaaaaaaaaaaaaaaaaaagagaaa
Coding sequences within it:
- the LOC116024428 gene encoding sulfate transporter 1.3-like isoform X1 codes for the protein MLGHSKVEAVKTGEMETRSLSSSQHEESVPYIHRVGAPPKVNLFKEFKNTVKETLFSDDPLRSFKDQPRSRKFVLFIQAVFPILEWGRHYSFAKFRGDLISGLTIASLCIPQDIGYSKLANLDPQYGLYSSFVPPLIYAFMGSSRDIAIGPVAVVSLLLGTMLRNEIDPVKNKTEYMRLAFTATFFAGITQAILGILRLGFLIDFLSHAAVVGFMGGAAITIALQQLKGFLGIKKFTKKTDIVSVMKSVWGSVHHGVCIFSSSLSISSIFPEDETLTYLHLFPIDLQWNWQTILIGASFLAFLLLAKYIGKKNKKFFWVPAIAPLISVVLSTFFVYITHAEKRGVEIVRHIEKGINPSSVNEIYFSGEYVLKGVRIGIVAGMIALTEAVAIGRTFASMKDYQLDGNKEMVALGAMNIVGSMTSCYVATGSFSRSAVNFMAGCNTAVSNIVMSCVVFLTLEFITPIFKYTPNAILSAIIISAVIGLIDYEAAILIWKIDKFDFVACMGAFLGVVFVSVEIGLLIAVSISFAKILLQVTRPRTASLGRIPRTNVYRNIQQYPEATKVPGVLIVRVDSAIYFSNSNYTRERILRWLEDEEEHLKAASLPRIEFLILEMSPVTDIDTSGIHALEELHSSLQKRNVQLVLANPGRVVIDKLHASNFTNLIGEEKIFLTVADAVLTCSPKLADV
- the LOC116024428 gene encoding sulfate transporter 1.3-like isoform X2, whose protein sequence is MLGHSKVEAVKTGEMETRSLSSSQHEESVPYIHRVGAPPKVNLFKEFKNTVKETLFSDDPLRSFKDQPRSRKFVLFIQAVFPILEWGRHYSFAKFRGDLISGLTIASLCIPQDIGYSKLANLDPQYGLYSSFVPPLIYAFMGSSRDIAIGPVAVVSLLLGTMLRNEIDPVKNKTEYMRLAFTATFFAGITQAILGILRLGFLIDFLSHAAVVGFMGGAAITIALQQLKGFLGIKKFTKKTDIVSVMKSVWGSVHHGWNWQTILIGASFLAFLLLAKYIGKKNKKFFWVPAIAPLISVVLSTFFVYITHAEKRGVEIVRHIEKGINPSSVNEIYFSGEYVLKGVRIGIVAGMIALTEAVAIGRTFASMKDYQLDGNKEMVALGAMNIVGSMTSCYVATGSFSRSAVNFMAGCNTAVSNIVMSCVVFLTLEFITPIFKYTPNAILSAIIISAVIGLIDYEAAILIWKIDKFDFVACMGAFLGVVFVSVEIGLLIAVSISFAKILLQVTRPRTASLGRIPRTNVYRNIQQYPEATKVPGVLIVRVDSAIYFSNSNYTRERILRWLEDEEEHLKAASLPRIEFLILEMSPVTDIDTSGIHALEELHSSLQKRNVQLVLANPGRVVIDKLHASNFTNLIGEEKIFLTVADAVLTCSPKLADV